The genomic region TACCAGGACCAAACCCCTCCTCCATTCACAAACAAATAATCCCATTCCAATCCAAACATCCAATCAATCCCAGTAACCATGGGACTCACCAGCTCAACTCAAAAAGACGACCAACcagcaaccaccaccaccaccaaaaaacAGATCTTCATCTTATCCGGCCAAAGCAACATGGCCGGTCGCGGTGGCGTAAAAAACAAGCAATGGGACCGCATCGTCCCAGACGACTGCAAACCAGACCCCTCAACCATCCACCGGTTAAACGCAAGCCTGATCTGGGAAACCGCCCAGGAGCCACTCCACGCCGACATCGACACAGCCAAGACCTGCGGTGTGGGCCCGGGGATGTCGTTCGCAAACGCAGTGAAAGACTACATTGTTGGAGTTATAGATCTGGTGCCGTGTGCGGTTGGTGGGACTGCTATTAAGGAATGGGATAAAGGGCAGAAGCTGTATGAAGATATGGTCAGGAGATCGAGAGCTGCGGTGAGTAGTGGTGGAGAGATTAAAGCGATGCTGTGGTATCAAGGGGAGAGTGACGCGACTGAAGCGGATGCGGGATTGTATAAAGTTAGGATGGAGAATTTGATACATAATATACGATCGGATCTTGGATTACCATCACTCCCAATTATTCAGGTCAGTTGCTAACCTGCACAAAACCGGTTTTGGTTTTAGTCAACGAGTTAATAATCGGGTATTGGTGGAACGGGTCCGGGTATGTAACTGGTTTTTGGAGAGGGTAG from Helianthus annuus cultivar XRQ/B chromosome 10, HanXRQr2.0-SUNRISE, whole genome shotgun sequence harbors:
- the LOC110885628 gene encoding probable carbohydrate esterase At4g34215 translates to MGLTSSTQKDDQPATTTTTKKQIFILSGQSNMAGRGGVKNKQWDRIVPDDCKPDPSTIHRLNASLIWETAQEPLHADIDTAKTCGVGPGMSFANAVKDYIVGVIDLVPCAVGGTAIKEWDKGQKLYEDMVRRSRAAVSSGGEIKAMLWYQGESDATEADAGLYKVRMENLIHNIRSDLGLPSLPIIQVAIASGNEKYIEVVRAAQKAIDLPNVVCVDAKGLELKEDNLHLTTEAQVQLGHMLADAYLAHFG